In the genome of Streptomyces sp. Tu 3180, the window CCTCCGCCGACGCCGGGGAACTGGCCGGCCTGGACGGCGTGGACTCCGTCGCCGGCCCCCACCCCACCGCCTCGGTCACCCTCGCCTCGCGCGGCAGCCGCGCCTCCGTCGAACTGCGCGGCACCGACGGACGCCCCGGCGTGGGCCGCCCGCTGGTCACCTCCGGGCGCTGGCTGGACCCGGCCGTCCCCGACGGCGTGGTCCTGGAGAGCCGGCTCGCCGGTGCGCTGCTGGCGGCACCCGGTGACACCCTGACCGTGCCCGGCACCGCGCGGAGACTGACCGTCGTCGGCGTCGCCGACAGCGCCGAGCCGCGCTACCGGCCCGGTGAGCGGTCCGGCCTGGTGTGGGCCCTTCCGTCGGCCGTGACGGACCCGGACGGGCAGGTGATCGGGCTCAGGCTGACCGACCCCGGCGACACCGGGTACGCCGTGCAGCGGGCCGTGACCGTGCTGGGCGCCGGGGCGATCGGCGAGGTCGCCACCTGGCAGCAGGCGCGTGCCGAGGCCCAGGGCGACAACCGGCTGCTCGGCCAGGTGCTGGGCCTGTTCGGGCTGGGCGCGCTGATCGCCGCCGGGTTCGCCGTGCACGGGGCGATCTCCACCCGGATCCGGGGGCATCTGCGGGACATCTCGATCCTCAAGGCGATCGGCTTCACCCCCGGCCAGGTCGTCCGCGTCTTCCTGGTCCAGCACCTGGTCTACGCCCTGCTGGGCGCCGCGGCCGCCGCCGTGCTCACCGAGGCGCTGGGCAGCGCGACACCGGGGCGGCTCGGCGACGCGGTCGGCGTGTGGCAGGGGCTGCCCGGGCACACCGTGACGCTGTTCGCGGTGCCGGTGGGGGCGGTGCTGTTCATCGGCGCGACCACCGGGCTCGCCGCCTGGCGGGCGGGCCGGGTGCCGCCGGTGCCGGTGCCGCGGCCCACCGCTGCGCGGGCCGGGCGGCTGACGGGCGTGGCGCGGCGGGCGCTGGGATCACGGGTGCCGCCGGCGCTGGTGCTCGGCTGGCACAAGGCGTTCACGCGCCACCCGCGTTCCCTGGGCGCGGTGGCCCGGCTGGCGCTGCCGCTGCTGCTGATCGTGGTGGCGATGAGCGCGTGGACCACCCTCGACCGCTTCCACAGCGCCCCCGAGCGGATGGGACTGCCCACCGCCCTCAGCGTCCGCGCGGACGCCGGCACGGCCGAGCGGGAGGTCCGCGCCCTGCTGGAGCGCGATCCCGGGGTCGCCGCCGCCTACCCGGGCGTGGAGGTGGCCGCCCTGGTGCCCGGCCAGACGGCCACCATCGCCCTGCGCGGTCTCGGCACCCACCGGGAGCCGTACCCGTTCACGCTGGCCGAGGGCCGTGCCGCGCGCGGCCCCGACGAGGCGGTGGCCGGGCAGGGGCTGCTCGACCTGCTGCACGTCCGGGTCGGCGACTGGGTGCGGATGACCGTCGGCGACCGGCCGCAGATCCTGCACATCGTCGGCCGCAGCATCGAACCGGAGAACGCCGGCCGGACCATCTCCACCTCGCTCGACACCCTCCGCGCCAACGACCCGGACCTCCGGCCGACCCTCCACCAGCTCCGCCTGGAACCCGGCGCCGACCCGGAGGCGGTGGCCGGCCGGCTGACCGAGGCCGGGCGCGGTCATCTCGACGTGCACGCCGTGACCAATCCGGCCGACGGGCTGTCCCCGCTGCGGGCGGTGGTCCTCGGGCTGATCGTGGTCCTCGCGCTGATCGGGCTGATCGAGCTGCTGACGGTGATCGGCGGCACGGTCCGCGAGGGCGAGCGCGACCTGCTGGCGCTCAAGGCCATCGGCCTCTCCCCCCGGCAGATCACCGCGATCACGGTCACGGCCACCTCCGGTACCGCGCTGGCGGCCGTGCTCGTCGCCACGGCCCTGGGGCTGCCGCTGGCGCACTGGCTGATCGACGCCCAGGGCGGATCGAGCGGCATCGGCGCCGGGATCGCCCAGGGGCCCTCCCCCGTGCTCCTGCTGCTGCTCGGGGCGGCCGCCGTGCTGGGCGCCGCCGCCCTCGCCGCCCTCCCGGCCGCCCGCGCGGCCCGCCGCCGCCTCGCGGACACGCTGGGCGCGGTCGCCTGAGCCCCGCGGGATCAGCCGCCGTAGGGGCCGTGCGGGTTCCGCGGAGGGTACGGCGGCCGGGCGTGCGGGTGCTGCGGGCCGGGCGCGTACGGGTTGCCACCCGCTCCGGGCGCGTACGGCGGCTGCGGGTACGGGGCGTACGGGCCGCCTGCCGCGGGCGCGTGCGGGGGGCCGTAGGGGTTGCCCTGCGGCGGCACGTGCGGCAGTCCCGTCGGCGGCATCGGCGGGACGGGACCCGGCAGGGCCGGAAGGCTCGCCGGGTGCGTGCCCAGCCGGACACCGTAGCGCCGCTTCAGCCGACCCGTCTCCAGCAGCGCGATCGCCGTGACCGTGACGGGCGCGCCCAGGATGAAGACGATGCCCATGGTGAGGCCGAGCCCGTGCAGATCCCCGGTGACGAGGTCGGGGATCGCCATCAGCCAGCTGGTCACCGTGGCGAGGAGCGCCGGAAGACAGCGGTGGACGGCGGCCGTGCCGAAGAAGTTCCCCGAGACCCGCACGGCTCCGGAGACGACGAAGACGAGGAGCCACATCATCGTCAGGCCGACCCCCATGGTCAGCAGCATGTTTCCCGACGAGTTCGTCGTCTGCACCAGCAGCACCAGCCCGACGACACAGCCGATGAACAGCAGGAGCAGCTTGAGGGCGTTGAGCAGCGGCACCCGCAGCTGCCGTACCGTGCCGGTGCGCCGCCAGACGAAGAGCATCACGCCGACCGTCAGCGGGGTGAGGAACAGCAGGACGGCCGAGGCGGTCAGCGCGTTCTCCATCAGCTCCGTGAGGGAGAAGCCGCCCTCGACGAAGGTGTAGACGCCCAGCGACGCCACCGCCCCGGCGATGATCCGGAACCGCTTGAGCCGCTCGATGGACGGATCCAGGGAGTCCGGGATCCACGCGGGGTGGAACACCGCCCGCGCGGCCTTGTGGGGCCTGAGGAAGGACCCGACCGTCAGCGTGCCACCGGTCCAACTCCCGTGCGTACGTGCCACTTCGTGCTCCCCCGAGCGCTCGCCGTGATGATCGCCGGGGATTCTACGGGAAGCGGGCGGCGCCCTGCCGCCCGCTTTCCCGCGCCCTGCTCACCGCCGGCCGCGCAGCTCCCGGTAGGCGCTGACGAGGGCCTGGGTGGAGGCGTCCAGGCCGGGCACGTCGGCGCCCTCGGTGAGGGCGGGCTCGACGCGCTTGGCGAGCACCTTGCCCAGTTCCACGCCCCACTGGTCGAAGGAGTCGATGTCCCAGACGGCGCCCTGCACGAACACCTTGTGCTCGTACAGCGCGATCAGCTGGCCGAGGACCGACGGGGTCAGTTCGGTGGCCAGGATCGTCGTGGTGGGGTGGTTCCCCTTGAACGTCCTGTGCGGCACCAGTTCCTCCGGCACCCCTTCGCCGCGCACCTCGTCCGGGGTCTTGCCGAAGGCGAGGGCCTGGGTCTGGGCGAAGAAGTTGGCCATCAACAGGTCGTGCTGGGCCTGGAGTTCACCGCTCAGCTCGGCGACCGGCCGGGCGAAGCCGATGAAGTCCGCCGGGATCAGCTTCGTGCCCTGGTGGATCAACTGGTAGTAGGCGTGCTGCCCGTTGGTGCCGGGCGTGCCCCACACCACGGGCCCGGTCTGCCACTCCACCTCGCGCCCGTCCCGGCCGACGTACTTGCCGTTGGACTCCATGTCGAGCTGCTGGAGGTAGGCGGTGAACTTCGACAGGTAGTGCGAGTACGGCAGCACCGCGTGCGACTGGGCGCCGAGGAAGTTGTTGTACCAGACGCCCAGCAGGCCCAGCAGCAGCGGCGCGTTGGCCTCGGCGGGCGCGGTGCGGAAGTGCTCGTCGACCAGGCGGAACCCGTCGAGCATCTCCCGGAAGCGGTCCGGGCCGATGGCGATCATCAGCGACAGGCCGATCGCCGAGTCGTAGGAGTAGCGCCCGCCGACCCAGTCCCAGAACTCGAACATGTTCGCCGTGTCGATGCCGAACTCGGCGACCTTGTCCGCGTTGGTCGACAGGGCCACGAAGTGCCGGGCGACCGCCTTCTCGTCGCCC includes:
- a CDS encoding FtsX-like permease family protein; this encodes MRATLRWAHSDLRTHRGEALFLVLATAGIVASLLLATALFGYATNPWQRVFTQAHGAHVTLHTTASADAGELAGLDGVDSVAGPHPTASVTLASRGSRASVELRGTDGRPGVGRPLVTSGRWLDPAVPDGVVLESRLAGALLAAPGDTLTVPGTARRLTVVGVADSAEPRYRPGERSGLVWALPSAVTDPDGQVIGLRLTDPGDTGYAVQRAVTVLGAGAIGEVATWQQARAEAQGDNRLLGQVLGLFGLGALIAAGFAVHGAISTRIRGHLRDISILKAIGFTPGQVVRVFLVQHLVYALLGAAAAAVLTEALGSATPGRLGDAVGVWQGLPGHTVTLFAVPVGAVLFIGATTGLAAWRAGRVPPVPVPRPTAARAGRLTGVARRALGSRVPPALVLGWHKAFTRHPRSLGAVARLALPLLLIVVAMSAWTTLDRFHSAPERMGLPTALSVRADAGTAEREVRALLERDPGVAAAYPGVEVAALVPGQTATIALRGLGTHREPYPFTLAEGRAARGPDEAVAGQGLLDLLHVRVGDWVRMTVGDRPQILHIVGRSIEPENAGRTISTSLDTLRANDPDLRPTLHQLRLEPGADPEAVAGRLTEAGRGHLDVHAVTNPADGLSPLRAVVLGLIVVLALIGLIELLTVIGGTVREGERDLLALKAIGLSPRQITAITVTATSGTALAAVLVATALGLPLAHWLIDAQGGSSGIGAGIAQGPSPVLLLLLGAAAVLGAAALAALPAARAARRRLADTLGAVA
- a CDS encoding proline-rich domain-containing protein, with product MARTHGSWTGGTLTVGSFLRPHKAARAVFHPAWIPDSLDPSIERLKRFRIIAGAVASLGVYTFVEGGFSLTELMENALTASAVLLFLTPLTVGVMLFVWRRTGTVRQLRVPLLNALKLLLLFIGCVVGLVLLVQTTNSSGNMLLTMGVGLTMMWLLVFVVSGAVRVSGNFFGTAAVHRCLPALLATVTSWLMAIPDLVTGDLHGLGLTMGIVFILGAPVTVTAIALLETGRLKRRYGVRLGTHPASLPALPGPVPPMPPTGLPHVPPQGNPYGPPHAPAAGGPYAPYPQPPYAPGAGGNPYAPGPQHPHARPPYPPRNPHGPYGG
- the pgi gene encoding glucose-6-phosphate isomerase translates to MNADGRTRLNQTPEWSALAKHREELGEVRLRELFAADPGRGTAYTLRVGDLYVDYSKHLVTDETLALLRELAEATGVFGLRDAMFRGERINTTEDRAVLHTALRAPRDAVIEVDGEDVVPAVHAVLDRMADFAGRVRSGEWTGHTGRPIRNVVNIGIGGSDLGPAMAYEALRAYTDRSLTFRFVSNVDGADLHEAVRDLDPAETLFVVASKTFTTIETVTNATSARSWLLAGLGGDEKAVARHFVALSTNADKVAEFGIDTANMFEFWDWVGGRYSYDSAIGLSLMIAIGPDRFREMLDGFRLVDEHFRTAPAEANAPLLLGLLGVWYNNFLGAQSHAVLPYSHYLSKFTAYLQQLDMESNGKYVGRDGREVEWQTGPVVWGTPGTNGQHAYYQLIHQGTKLIPADFIGFARPVAELSGELQAQHDLLMANFFAQTQALAFGKTPDEVRGEGVPEELVPHRTFKGNHPTTTILATELTPSVLGQLIALYEHKVFVQGAVWDIDSFDQWGVELGKVLAKRVEPALTEGADVPGLDASTQALVSAYRELRGRR